The Cydia pomonella isolate Wapato2018A chromosome 17, ilCydPomo1, whole genome shotgun sequence genome includes a window with the following:
- the LOC133527287 gene encoding tumor necrosis factor alpha-induced protein 8-like protein isoform X2 produces MVSTSMDGGAWCARDISLRAQKKFLSRVGGSASARALVLDEHAAKLLDQFLCVLRSRVEKREAEKMVKHVIKAAVKLGVLRRHSQLLSADDRALDAFRAKFHTVLMAVVSFCEVEFSYDREFLQDALRESHQSLKSVVERHLSDKSVSRLAGVFALVSRADLLDSLFAGQVDEDVLKLARMLRKELDRGLL; encoded by the exons CAATGGACGGCGGCGCGTGGTGCGCCCGCGACATCTCGCTGCGCGCGCAGAAGAAGTTCTTGTCGCGCGTCGGCGGCTCGGCCAGCGCGCGCGCACTCGTGTTAGACGAGCATGCTGCCAAGCTCCTCGACCAG TTCCTGTGCGTGCTGCGGTCGCGCGTGGAGAAGCGCGAAGCGGAGAAGATGGTGAAGCACGTGATCAAAGCGGCAGTGAAGCTTGGCGTGCTGCGGCGGCACTCTCAGCTGCTGTCCGCGGACGACCGCGCGCTCGACGCCTTCCGGGCCAAGTTCCAC accGTGCTGATGGCTGTGGTATCTTTCTGCGAAGTGGAGTTCTCGTATGACCGCGAGTTTCTTCAGGATGCTCTTCGCGAGTCGCATCAGTCGCTAAA ATCAGTGGTGGAACGCCACCTCTCCGACAAGTCCGTGTCCCGGCTGGCGGGGGTGTTCGCGCTCGTCTCCCGCGCCGACCTACTCGACTCGCTGTTCGCCGGACAAGTCGACGAGGACGTTCTCAAACTAGCACGCATGCTTCGCAAGGAACTCGACCGTGGCCTCCTATAA